CCTTCTTCTTGCCCTTCTTCTTGCCCCGGTAGGAGGAGCGCTCCCTCATGGGCAGCCACCTCTCGGGGTCAGGGGTCGCTTTGGGGTCGCAGTTTTTGGGAAGTTTGCCTGATGGGAAAATCAGGAGGAATCATTCCATGTCAGAGACGCTTCTTCTAAACTAACGACGTGACCGACGGCtcacctttcttcttcttcctcttcttcttgatCTCTCCTTGGCTGTAAAGAAATCAGACGCATTAAAGGTGAAACTGAGGCTCCGCCCTCTTGATTCAGCCAGTAAACGATCAAACAAACATCAGGACGCGGGTTTACCCCGGCTCTTTGGGGAGGATTTCTCCTGGGACCTTAGCGGCTTTTCTCCTGACGTAAGTCGCTCCGTGGGAATTCTCCAGCTCGTCCACGTCCACGTTTAACGCCATGGAGTCGGCGGAGGGGAGGTGTTTGCTGAGGCTGGAGGCGACGCTAAGGAGCCGACACGTGTACCCAGGTAGATGTAAACCTCCAGAAACAGGTTATTAGAGATTAAAACGAGTTGATTTTAAAGCGTCAGGAAGGAGAACTTCCGTCGGAGGATACAACTTGGCTTTATCCGTGTCCACCAGGGAATACGCCGAGATGAGCTGTGCCAGCGTGCGGGTGTCGTTGGTGTTCTGCCTGTTTGTGAGAAATATTCAACATCAATATGAGGGGGGGTTGGGCGGGTTAACGCGGCGGCGGCGAGATCGACTcgcctccacagctgctccaggTCGATGATGGCTTCTTTCTTGCGTCCGTGCCTCAGTTTGTAGTTGGCAGCTTCTCGAACCAGAGCCAGGTGGGCAGGAGATccgggctgtgtgtgtgtggggggggagacagaggtGATCCCTGATTGGTCGATCGCCTCATGACTTCtcctatgggggggggggggggactggaacCCTCACCTGCTCGGACTGGTAGTGATCGATGGCCTGTCTGAAGATGTCGATGGCGCTGTCGATGTCCTCCTCGTGCGAATACATGGTGACCAGAGCCGACACCTGGGAGGAGCCACAGACGCGTTACTgaacaggccacgcccactccaACCAGAGTGGGCGTGGCCCACTTCCTGCACGCTCGCACTCACCATCCCCGACTTGTGCTTGAACTCTTCGATGGACCGCAGGACGTCGCACGCTTTAGTCACGTGACCTGAAGgaccaacagccaatcagaactggATTCAAACGAGATTCTGGAAAACttctacttttttctttcttattaaAAGTTACCTTGAACCAAATACAGCTGTGCCATCGTCATCTTAATGCCCGACGCGCTCTCCAGATGCTGGTCCGAGAATCTCTGGAGGTTTTAAAGAAACTTTTGTCAGCTGGTGTTTCTGGTGGCGTTCTGATGACATCCCTTCCTGCCACGCCCCCTCTACCTGCAGCAGCTCGATGGCCTTCCCGTGCTGCTTCTCCCGGCACAGCTGGGCCACCTGGATGAGGACGGGACGCGGGTGACCCGGGTTCTGAGCCTGAAGACTGGAGGCCAGTTTCCTGCACTGGTCGGCCTGGTGAGGAGGAACGGAAACACGATCAGCGCTGAGGGGCCCCGTTGCCCCCCCTCCAGGGTGGCTGCTCGGGCCCCCACACACCTGGTTGGTGTACATGGCCAGCAGGGCCTTGTTGAGGTCGATGGCCTGCAGCTGCTTCTTCGCCAGCTTGAACTCGACGCCTTCGGCGTTCGTCAGCTTCACTTTCTTCTTGGAGTCGAACACGTTTTGGTCCTAAAGGAGcagatttgacatttttattcactctGCAACAATTTTTATTCATAACGAAGCCTCACACACCCACCTTGTTGATTGTAATGATGTTGTTGGCGGTCACGGCGAGCAGCCCCACATCTGATGGTCTGCAATGAAGAGAAGACGAGTGTTATGGATTTGTGTCCTGCCTTCAGAGAGTCGACGTGAACCCGAACGCGACGTCAGGCGTGACGCCGACGCCACGAGCCGTCCTCACTTGAGCTTGATGACCTGGTTGTAGAGCTGCAGCGCCTCGTCGCTCCGACCCTGAAGCTGCAGGACGTACGCCATCTGAGAGTGGATGACAGCCAGCTCCGACTCGATGTCCTCCTCCGTCACGTCCTGACAGAAAAGTCAGAGTTACTCTGATCACTCGAGGACGTCAGGCGAGCACAGAGGATAAAAAACAGCTTCATGATTCCTACTTGATCGACTTTTAATTACATTCAAGATTTCTTCCATTATCAGGACCTCAAACCTTTTTCCCTCTGTGTTTTAATGAACACTAAATTCTACAAGATTCATGCAGAAAACTTTTAAATTCAACAGTGAATCTTCGAGTGTATCaaagtgtttaaaattaaaatctttgtCAGTGGGTGAGATGAATAATACGTGAAAATTTTAGAAGAACAAAGCAACACTCACAGAATCGTCTGCCAATGAGACTCTGCAGAGCTCTGTGAGAGAAAACCAGCAGTTAAAGGCAAACTACAAATGAAAGGAGCAGAAGGTGGAGCAGAGCGGGACCGACCTTCTCCTTCTCTGAGCTTGTTCAGGGCCTCCGTGAGCTGCCctcggccaatcagagcacaggCGGCGTTGTAACACAGCTCATACGTGGACTCAGGGAGACCAAGATCTTCCTGCAGGCGAAAATAAAGGAAATCAGAAATCAGTTTTTTCCAGTGAAAAACTTTTGTAAAGTTTGAATTTGAACGTTTTCACAGTTGTTTAACTTGCTCTTTAAAAGTCTGTATCAAATCTGGAACTTTAAATGGAACCTGATCCCAAAACATAACATCAGAACAAACTGTTGCGCTCACCAGAGGAGCGTTCTCCCACTGACTCATAGAAGCCACCACAGCAGCCAGGttggtcttcctctcctcctcgtACTCATCCTGCGAGTTCCTGATCAGATCCGTGTAGACGGACTTACATTCGCCGTAGCGCTCCAGCCTGTACAGCTAGACCAGGAAGAGATTCAGTGCATCGCTGACCAGCAACGACTTGTGACACTAACTTATTCTAACGTGGTGTTGGCACAGAGTTAAGAGCGTTTCAGTGTCTAAATATTCTTGAATTACCACTTGACCGTAGAGCTCCTTCAGTTTGTCCGTTTGTTCAGGAGCCCCTTCAATGGTCTTCAGGGCGCTTTCCACTCTGTTCAGCCGATACTCACAGTACGCCTTCTCAAACACGACCTCACTGAGAACGAAGACAAGAGGTTTCAGTAGGGAGGGAGCGCCAACGACAACACATAACCCGTTAAATTTAGCAAACTAAACAGTTTCATTTACAATGAGGGTATTAAAACTACTCATTCTGACCAGTCAGTCACCCAGTAAacaaaacatcttcatctgaagAACTAATCACCCTGCATGAAAGCGCTGAGTTATGAAACCCATCTGGAGTTGTGTGATGTCACCATTCAAATTTAAGTTTGTAAAGATAGAAATAAACAATTCTAAGCGGATCTTTTCTGTAAAGATTACCTGCTGAGGACTTTTGAATGTGTGTTCATGACGTTGAGAGCCTCTTTGAAGCTGCCGTTCTGTATAAGGCAAACGATTTTACAGTGAAGGGCTGTGACGTCATCCCTGTTTTCATGCAAAACTGTGGAaagagacaagaagaagaacagtcAGCAAACATCCcgttatttctaaaaaaaagatCACCGACAAGCCCGTTCTGTTGCCAGCTGACTGCATGGTGTTTGGCTGCCCAGTGTGACATGTTAGCCGTCAGGCTAGAGACACGTCACTGCTCAGGGAAACGCGCTTGCGGGATgaaatttaactttatttatttacacaaatcCTGCAAACCTAGAATAAAGTTGTAGCTGCATTAATTGATCAGAAAGCAGGAGTAGGCCGGCTTGAAATCTTCTCTGAAGGAGTCTGGATAACTGCTgttagctacatgctaaccGCCGGTCACACATCTGGTTTAGCTTAGCCGCTGAACTTTGCTAACTGGAGTTTGAATAATAGTCCGTCCGTCTACCGCCTGAAAGCCGTTCTGACTTTGTTCTGTAGCACAACGATAGAAAACAGTTCCTACTTTTCGTCAAGGCTTTCAGGGCTCTGGTGAAATCTCCGTTCTGGCCGCAGCGGTTCACTTCGGTCCACAGCGAAGCGACCGAGACCCCCACGGCCGCCATCTTTGCTGAATGTACGTACAGGTTGGCGGAAGTAGAATTGCATGCACATCCGGTTTAGCTTTACTcgatttttaaattaaaaagagtcctcttcagattaccaccgctgtatccgccgcagcgagTTACAGAcattcaaaacaattttttttcaataaaaaatatgcgttttaatataaaaacaaactacTAACATTAAGGCTTAGCAATTAGCGGTGACGCAGCAGATGACGCCTTCATGGAACACAATAAAATCGTGGGAGGAAAATGCAATTAAATCTCACGGTGGCGAACACCGATTTCTCAACTAGGTGATAATTTTTGGAATGACTTGACGGAAACTTAAACCCCAAATATTCTCACTctatctgacaaaaacattttcaacaagtTTAAAATAGATCTCAGTTTTTGTAATAATTCTCAGATGATCTATATAATTATGCGTAGTCACTTCATGATTAATTACTGACAGTATGAAATTATACCCAGAgttcatattatttttttttctaattttaaagGCTGTTCAGCAATCTTGATATTTTAAGACAATGTTGCTCaaaacacttctaaaaatgATCTGATTTGGGACCCGTCAATGAGAAATCCCACACTTTCCGACAGTGCCTGAACGCCTCGTCAGAGGTTCGGTCGGACTCGGACACGGCAGCGGAGTAGGGGGCACTATTGTCAACCACCGGGGCTGTGTCGAGCTTTTTGTCCGGGAGAAATGGCTGGGATTAAAGGTAACGGTTTTCCACGTCACGTTTTGTTTGCAGGGACACTAAAAACACGATTCGATTCATGGAACCCTCTCAGAATGTGCCGAGGACAGATGGTTAGCCGTGCCCAGCTAGCCAGCGGTGACGTGCGGGGGTACTTAGGGCCAGTTCAGTCGTTAGTATTAGCCGGTTAGCTTGCATTAGCTGGGCTAAACACAATCTATACATAGTTAGTACAAATTAGTATAAGATAGCCGAAGCTAACTGACAAATTGTAACTAAATAACATCATGTGTTGAATGTGCTTCCTCATTAGCAGTAGGACAGCGTAGTAATCAGCGTGATGCTAAAGCTAGCTGCACCTGCCTCCAGTCATTATAGTCCGAGATGCTCGTTCATTCAATCGCTGATCAATCGATTTAACGCGCAGCCGCTATCGATGCCAGATCAGTGTGTGCGTGGATCGCATCGCTAAAGCAGCTGCTCCACACGTGAAACCAGCTGATTCATCACATGATAGCTGCAGCCCGCAAAAGGGGGGGCTGCAGCGGGGGTGTGGGAATCAGATTCACAGAGATGATGCCCTGTTCTGTCTCCCTCCCCCAGCTCTCATCAGCCTGTCCTTTGGGGGGGCCATCGGCCTCATGTTCCTCATGCTAGGATGTGCTCTCCCCGTGTATGAGTAAGtaccatcaacacacacacacacacacacacacacacacacacacacacacacacacacacacacacacacgtgtggcgTCTtttctgatctggatccaagtGATTTTGACTGGTTTTGTGGATCCAGAATGTTTACTTTTGAAATGCTGATGGAACATTTGTCAAAGTGAGATGATCAATAataacagatttaaataaaCTAGGATCAAGTCCAAGAAATGTTTTCCAAGATCCAGAATACAGACACACGTAGTAACTAATCGTAAGTCATCTTTAAACCAACCTGCACACGTCTGGAAGTCTCACTGATGCTAATCACAAGACGCTAGTTAGCTAGCTGAGAAGTGGTTCTTTATCCCACAAACAAAGCTCTAATTGGAACAGCCCCCAGTGGCTTGTTTGAGCCCCCGAACCAATCAGATGAGGGCAGTAATCCTGGAACCAGGCCGCTGTGTCACGCAGAgaacagctgaagaagaggatCATGATGACAGTAAACAAAGATGGACGGCCTCAAGCTGACGCTGATGGTGTTTAAACTTTGGATCAGTGCTAATAAAAAATCCTGTTAGTGGAggcttttaaatgtatatttccTACAGAACGTCTCATCCGATTAGTTTTAGTACGTTGACAcgggtttattttcatttgcaaaCAGTAAACATGATCTCATCCTGTATCATCACATCATAATGGTCTTCATCTCCCTTTCTTCATCTCTGTGCAGCAAGTACTGGCCtctgttcctcctcttcttctacaTCCTGTCTCCCATCCCGTACTGCATCTCTCGGAGGATGGTCGACGACACAGACTCGGCCAGCAACGCCTGCAAAGAGCTGGCCATCTTCCTGACGACGGGCATCGTCATTTCAGCCTTCGGCCTGCCAATCATCTTCGCCAGAGCTGGAATAGTAAGTCAAAGAGTCAAGATTAGGACCTGCAAACTGTCCTGCATTTCTTTAATTCAGTAGAAATTACCTTAAAAACCGATTTTTGGGGCCTGGATCTGCAGCCTGGCAGCAGCCAGTAACATTTGTTGACCTGAATTATTGATGTGTGGCTCCACAGATCTTCTGGGGGGCGTGTGCGCTCGTGCTAACGGGGAACGTAGTCATCTTCGGGACCATCCTGGGCTTCTTCCTGGTCTTTGGCTCCAACGACGACTTCAGTTGGCAGCAGTGgtgaagaaggggggggggcgttagtCTGAACTGTTTTTATTAGCGTTACAATGATTCTACTTCTGGTATTactgtttggttgttgttgttgttatttatatgATGACCGCCCATCCATTGAGTCACACTAAACCAGtgcaatacttttttttaattttaattttttatttttactgcctGCAACAAGTTGAAGGAGACGAGTGGGACGGAAGACGTTGACTCTCAGACTTGTTTTAGTTCCGCTCTGACTTCTTTGTGagattgttttcatctgtgaaaCTGTGAAAACGATTGTCCAGTTGAATGTAGATTCAATCCGACCAACCAGGCAGGATCGTATCTGTTCGCTGAAGAGGCCTTCCTCTGTCCTGAGATCCACGAGTGTAAAGAAGCAGAAAAACCTCCAGAACACGCTCGCGTTTCTCCGCTCACGAGGAGCAAAAAAAAGGTCGTTTGAGACGTcctggtttttttcttttgtagaaGTCTTAGCTTAGTTTCGATATAACGCCGCCGTAACCTGTGAAAGCAAAGACGTGTCGAAGGTCGGAGTGTTTCTGTGAAAAGTAGTTGGCCGTCGTCGCCACCCATTCACGTGTCAAATCCTGTTACACGAAAAATAAGAATCTTTCAGGAAGGTTTTCAGTTTGGTTTAATCATCATGGTGACGTTTCTCATTCTTGGGTctacgggcgagaggcggggtacaccccagtcGATACGCCAGCTCCTCGCAGGGTCgtcaaaactgttttttaaattctttatgaatggttcattttaaacatgttcCCTTTAgaacattaaaaagtgtttttttttttaattgcaagaCTTCAGCTGCTGCGTGAtgtgaacacatttttaatgaaaagtgAACTTTAAATATTCCACAGAATAATTTCCACCATCAGAATAattgttcattatttaaaacCGCGTGTTAAGGCACTAATGATTAAATTTGTGTAgtttacaaaatgtaaaaaaaaaacccccagtaATGCCATCGTCGTTTGTTACAATTTCttaagtgaataaataatgagtATTTAATTTCCTTGAATAATCAATGAATTAACTAAAGGGGTATCATCATTTTGGCGGCATTAGCATAGCTTAGCATAGGTGGAGACCCTTTTACAGAGTGGATCTTTGTTCCATCAGCCcacaaataaagttaaaattgaAGGTTGTAAAGTTTGTTACTTTTTTCTGAGACATAACAAACTACTCTTGAGAGGATAAATCTACCGATGGAAACGCCTGACAGACCCAGAATCATGTGACTCCTCTAGAGGTCGTAGGTCAGGCAAAGGCGAAGGCAGCTTTTTACTTTTAAGCGCGTTGAGCTGAATTCCTGAATATGAAACACTACTGATGTAACCGAGTCAAACTGAACGTGGATCTgtcctgggggggaggggggtctgTTTCCTCTGTGTGGATGGGTTTCTGTTCAAAGTGAGGagttctgctctgtttttatttatttcatcggACGCTTCGTGTCGCCGTCCCGACAACATTTTCTATCTAAACCTTTTGTGTTCAAGAGGCAAAGGTCAGCAtgttggatttcttttttttttaataaactccATTTTTAAACATCCTCTCCTCTTGAATTGTTTATGTCTGACCAGATTCTCctgatttatttcaattttatatGAATAATTATGAAGTTAAAACGTCCTATAATGTAGCTGCTAGCAGATCTCACCGGCACACAGATAAATAACAGTAAAGGACTTTAAATGTTCATCTGCTAATCCAGAGGGAATAAAATGGCTTCAGAGAGAgtatttataaaaaattaagaTTGATTAAATTTACTTTTTATACACTTTTTACACACCTTGTTTCTGGAAATTGATCAAGAGCCACTTTTACTTCTACTTTTACTCTCTTGCTTGAATCCAAAGTTTAAAAGTCATATTTACACCAGAGAacctccaaaaaataaaaattacttcAAGAAACAGAAAAGTCCACGCATACTGACAGTATTGATCAATAAAAACTCCCAACATCCTGCATTGATAGATGTGATTGATCGGTACATtatcgccccctgctggcaaaCAGCTGACAGGCAACAAGACGCCACCTCTTCTGGGTGGAGATGATGAACAAGCCTCAACTTCACTGGTATTTATTTTAGTTAGTTTTCAGCAggatgacaaaataaaactatCAGTCAATTATTATGAAACTGAAACATCCAGATTTGGATCCATTCTTGTATAAATATGTTTGATAAAACCACCTGAGGCCAGACATGACGTCACGTCTACGTTAAACTCCCTCCTGGACCACTCGTGGCCTTAGGGGTGATTTTTAACACCTACAATCAGACCTTTAGTTTGTCCACAAACGGGTTCCAGTGTGGTGATGAATCCGGGCGGCGAGCCAATCAGCAGCAAACCTCCTCAGGTCTGAACACACTGGCAGCagctggccccgcccactcacGGTGACGACGGCCAATTGGATCAACGCTCCAACTCGTCCTGTTTGAGACTCGTGGACAGGAAATCACAGCGTCTGATCGCCCCCagtggaccaccaggggcaggAAGGAGCAGACTCACCTGAGCATGAGGAGGTTTTTCAGAGCTCACCGGGACGAGGACTACAGTCAGATCCAGTACCTGACGGCCAAATGCACCCGCCTGGCTCACGACAAAGGTAGGGCCCGAAAGGAGACTTTGACctctgaggtgggggggggggggttacacaAGAAGGTTTTTACTGGAGGAAATGAGTAGCTAGACTGGGTTTACTATTCGATCCAGGAGTAGTGAGACGTGAACACAAGAAGATACTAAAAAATAAAGGTGTGGACGGTACTGAAGCTTCTAATTCATGCGTTTCAAACACAAGTCTGTGTTTTGAGAAGCTTTATAATAGTTTCAAACCGCTGGTGCCTCATTATTTTGAGATATGAACCAATAAGTCATTAGTTTCAGATTTCCTCCTCATTATTTGGTGGGTTTCCCAGAATCCTTTTCTCTCATCAAACTGGGCCGACAGACGTTGGTATCGGACGTGTCGGCGGCGTTCTGGTTATTTCACGCCGTGAGCagtaaaaacaaactattaacCCTTCGTTAAACCCACCAGCGTTGGTGTGTCGGACCTCACGTCGGGTTTCTGCTCTTCCCGCCCTCAGCGGCGCTCGAcagggacttcctgttgtccagggagatggagaggaggctGCAGAGCCAACTGGAGGTTGCGACCTCTCGCCTCCAGCATCAGGAGCAGCTGACCCTGGAGCTCAGGAGGACGAGGGATGGACTCCTCTTCAGGATCAACCAACAGCAGGTGAACCTAGAAGGAGGTGACACAGGAAGTCCTGATCGCTTTGATCGATCACATCGTGTTTCACAAATACCATTTCATCTCCGTACTTCTTTAGAAATCAGATGTTTGCGGCTGACTTTTAATCACTGCCCTGCAGGAACAAATGATGGTACTTGTCAGTGATTAGAGGAAAATGCTGACTCATCAGAACGGTTTATTCCATTGTCAGGTTGGGGCTTGTCCCCCCCCCGACGTTCTGTGTAGGTGTGTCTGCCATCCTTTTTACAAAAAGTCATGTGAGGTTAACGTGAGAGCCGTTCTGCACACTtacttcacttcctgtgtggatGTTGATGTCAGCATCTCaatgtgcccccccaccccatgcaGGACCTGGTGTCCTGTCTGCAGCGGCGGGTGGTCCTCCTGCTGGAGGCCAGCTCCCGGGACGgggagctgctgcaggaagtCGGCTCGGAGCTGCAGAGTCTGCAGAGCTCCGAGGTGCAGCTGGAGGGCCTGGTGGACGAGCTGCACGCCCAGGCCCATGACAGGACTGTGGCAGAGGAGAGCCTGAGGGCGGAGCTGCACAGGTAGAAAGACTCCGGTTGGTTTCTGGAATAAAGACACAGGATTTAGAAGATGAATCTGGTTTCTCTGTTGGGGAAATCAGTGGAGTTTCTTGTTTTTGTCGCCGACAGGAAGACGGcggagctgcaggagctgcagaacGTCAACAGGAAGCTGACTGAGGAGCTGAGGGACGCAAACGCCGTCCATCAGAAGGAGGTAAGACAACAGAAACGAACGCACCCTTTGGAATCATATTATAATAACTGATGcattaatgtgtaataaaaacAGTTCATATTTAGAGTTGGACTGGTTGTAATTCCTCGTTTGTCCA
The Antennarius striatus isolate MH-2024 chromosome 10, ASM4005453v1, whole genome shotgun sequence genome window above contains:
- the srp72 gene encoding signal recognition particle subunit SRP72 — translated: MAAVGVSVASLWTEVNRCGQNGDFTRALKALTKILHENRDDVTALHCKIVCLIQNGSFKEALNVMNTHSKVLSSEVVFEKAYCEYRLNRVESALKTIEGAPEQTDKLKELYGQVLYRLERYGECKSVYTDLIRNSQDEYEEERKTNLAAVVASMSQWENAPLEDLGLPESTYELCYNAACALIGRGQLTEALNKLREGEELCRVSLADDSDVTEEDIESELAVIHSQMAYVLQLQGRSDEALQLYNQVIKLKPSDVGLLAVTANNIITINKDQNVFDSKKKVKLTNAEGVEFKLAKKQLQAIDLNKALLAMYTNQADQCRKLASSLQAQNPGHPRPVLIQVAQLCREKQHGKAIELLQRFSDQHLESASGIKMTMAQLYLVQGHVTKACDVLRSIEEFKHKSGMVSALVTMYSHEEDIDSAIDIFRQAIDHYQSEQPGSPAHLALVREAANYKLRHGRKKEAIIDLEQLWRQNTNDTRTLAQLISAYSLVDTDKAKFLSKHLPSADSMALNVDVDELENSHGATYVRRKAAKVPGEILPKEPGQGEIKKKRKKKKGKLPKNCDPKATPDPERWLPMRERSSYRGKKKGKKKEQIGKGTQGATVGASAELDASKMASSPPNSPRPGSASGNVVPPRQQKPAASGSTRKKAPQKKRKGGRSGW
- the leprotl1 gene encoding leptin receptor overlapping transcript-like 1, coding for MAGIKALISLSFGGAIGLMFLMLGCALPVYDKYWPLFLLFFYILSPIPYCISRRMVDDTDSASNACKELAIFLTTGIVISAFGLPIIFARAGIIFWGACALVLTGNVVIFGTILGFFLVFGSNDDFSWQQW
- the LOC137602861 gene encoding transmembrane and coiled-coil domain-containing protein 5B-like isoform X3 — protein: MRRFFRAHRDEDYSQIQYLTAKCTRLAHDKAALDRDFLLSREMERRLQSQLEVATSRLQHQEQLTLELRRTRDGLLFRINQQQDLVSCLQRRVVLLLEASSRDGELLQEVGSELQSLQSSEVQLEGLVDELHAQAHDRTVAEESLRAELHRKTAELQELQNVNRKLTEELRDANAVHQKEVKELQRENEAGLRKLQETVEQFEWLCQQQRYWMCCVKRFKVCLMEERDALLRHVGTLEKKAEKPTDGSGKTWDTPSHLQDPERLDSSKASWDADAEADVESQLEESNATCEELFNQVMADPV
- the LOC137602861 gene encoding transmembrane and coiled-coil domain-containing protein 5B-like isoform X1, which translates into the protein MRRFFRAHRDEDYSQIQYLTAKCTRLAHDKAALDRDFLLSREMERRLQSQLEVATSRLQHQEQLTLELRRTRDGLLFRINQQQDLVSCLQRRVVLLLEASSRDGELLQEVGSELQSLQSSEVQLEGLVDELHAQAHDRTVAEESLRAELHRKTAELQELQNVNRKLTEELRDANAVHQKEVKELQRENEAGLRKLQETVEQFEWLCQQQRYWMCCVKRFKVCLMEERDALLRHVGTLEKKAEKPTDGSGKTWDTPSHLQDPERLDSSKASWDADAEADVESQLEESNATCEELFNQAGSSMKGRQKPP
- the LOC137602861 gene encoding transmembrane and coiled-coil domain-containing protein 5B-like isoform X2 produces the protein MRRFFRAHRDEDYSQIQYLTAKCTRLAHDKAALDRDFLLSREMERRLQSQLEVATSRLQHQEQLTLELRRTRDGLLFRINQQQDLVSCLQRRVVLLLEASSRDGELLQEVGSELQSLQSSEVQLEGLVDELHAQAHDRTVAEESLRAELHRKTAELQELQNVNRKLTEELRDANAVHQKEVKELQRENEAGLRKLQETVEQFEWLCQQQRYWMCCVKRFKVCLMEERDALLRHVGTLEKKAEKPTDGSGKTWDTPSHLQDPERLDSKASWDADAEADVESQLEESNATCEELFNQAGSSMKGRQKPP